The nucleotide sequence AGTAGAGCAACTTTCAAGATATTTGCATAAGGTCTTAGCCAGTGTTATTTGCATTGACGGAAAGGTATTTCACATAACCCACAGTAGTGGTGCCGTAATTTATCCCGATCATGGTACAGATTTTAACGAGCTCCTAAAAAATGCGGACACAGCCATGTATAAGTCGAAGGAAGCAGGCAGAGGCAATAATTCTTTTTATGATGACAAGATGGGAGAAGCAGCCATAGAGAAAATTAAAATTGAGGCAGACTTGCATAAGGCTATAGAGAATAACGAGTTTCAACTATATTACCAACCTATTGTTGATGTAGCAGATGCAAGAATAAAAGGGTGTGAAGCCCTGGTGAGATGGATACATCCCAAGGAAGGTATGATTTCACCGGCGAAATTTATTAGTATTGCAGAAGAAAATGGAACTATAATAGAAATAGGGCGGTGGGTCTTTGAGAATGCATGTAAATATGCAAAAAAGATGTATGACAGGGGGTACACTGATTTTTATGTTTCAGTCAATATTTCACCTCATCAACTGCTCCAAAAGGAGTTTACTGATTTAATCTTAAAGACCATAGAGAAGGTAGGTGTGGCTCCGGAACTTATATTGATAGAGATTACTGAATCAGTGTTGATAGAATCTATGAACTTAGCTGTCAGAAAGTTAAAAAAGCTCAGAGACAAAAATATAAAGATAGCTCTGGATGACTTTGGCTGCGGATATTCTTCACTGACATATTTACGGACCCTGCCAATAAATTTGGTTAAAATAGATAGGTCCTTTATCTCTGATATAAAGTCTGAGGAAGATACACAAAATATTACTAACATTATTATCCTCCTGGGAAAACAGTTAGGCTTAAATGTTATTGCTGAAGGAGTAGAGAATCATAGCCAGCTGAATTATTTGAAAAAACATAAATGCGACATGTTTCAAGGGTATTTGGTCAGTAAGCCAGTGCCTGAAGAAGAATTTATCAAATTGTTGAAATAAAAAATACTTTAAGCTCCTAGGATACCTCTAGAAGGAAGGACTATAATGAAAACTAAAAATGTTCAAATGTCAGAATCATATCTTGCAGGAATGCTGCTTGCAGTTGTGGGTGGTTTCTTGGATGCTTACACCTATATCTTAGAGGCCATATATTTAAGGGGAGCCGTCTTGGACTCCCCTATAGCTTTATTCAATATATTTGGTGCCTCCATGCAGATGAGTCAGAAGAAAGGAACTTTTTAAGACATCCAGTTCATTGAGGATAGTATCTATATCTCCGCCATTTCCTGTCAAAGTCTTTATTCTGACCTTTATATTATCTATTTGATTTGCATAATTATGCTCCTGCTCTCTAAGATTGTCAGCAAGATGCTTAATGAAGGAACCCATTTCATCGGCAGTACCCGCCAAGCGGTTAAACATGATGAGGTAACTTCTCAATAGCTCATTGTCGATATCGTAGGGATATCTAACATCGTGATCGAGCTCGCTCCAAGCTTCCTCAAATATGGTCCTCACCTGAATTTCTGCAAAGATAGTTTCATTGGTTGGGTGAGACTTTATTACATAATTAAAACAAAGAGGTTCACACAGTGCGAAATTAAAGAATTTTCTGAAAACAACGATAATATAGTATAAGAAAATAGAAAGGTGGTGCAGGATATGTATGAAAAAAATATAAGAAGTAATTTTAAAGATTTTAATATTCCAAGACAGGAGAGAATACCGGGAAGGGAAAAGCTCAGTTATGAAGATAAGCTTAGAAGCGCTGCTGAACATCTGTCTCAATTTGCAGATTTTCATGGAATAATTGATAGATTAGAAAAGATAAAAGAAGAGGAAAAAAGAAAGGCAGATCCTGTACTGAACTTTATCTATCATTTGCAAAAGGTTAAGGTTGAGAAAAGTTAAATATGAGGGAATTTACAGTGTTTTGCGAAATATATGCAGATGAAAATTATAGGGGTGTAAGATATGGAAGTCCTGAAGAAATTCAAAAACTAATGCTATGTTACATCTTTTATCTTTTTCTAAATATTATATAATATTAGTATAATATTATATAATATTTCTCAAGGAGGGTTACCCTTAAATGAACAACACACTGACGAAAGAAAATATGAGAAAGTTAAAAGAAGAATTAGAATATAGAATGACAGTAAAAAGAGCAGAAATAGCCAGAGAAAAGGCAGAAGCGGCGGCTCATGGCGACAGGTCTGAAAATGCGGAATATAAGGAGGCCTGTGCCAATTATAGAGAAAATGATAATAGGATACAGTACTTATTAAACATGATTAATACAGCAACAGTAATCGATGAAAATGAGGTTGACCAATCAGTTTTGGGTATCAACAAGAAAGCCCGTATTAAGTTTGTAGAATACGACGATGAAGATGTGGTAACCTTAGTGACTACTATGGATGCGGACCCTGAAAACATGCTTATAAGCATAGAATCTGATTTAGGAAAAGCCTTGATGGGAAAAAGAGCTGGGGACGTGGTTGAAGTTAATGCTCCCAGCGAGAAGTATACCGTTGAAATCTTAGAAATACTGTAGTAAAAGGAAGGGCCTATGAAACAGAATGCAAAAGCTGCCATAATAGACTCCTTTAAAGAACTGATAAGTAAGAAAGCAATAGATAAGATTACAGTGAAGGCGCTTTGTGAACACTGCGGCGTAAACAGACAGAGCTTTTATAATCATTTTACGTATATAATGGATGTTTTTAAATTCATATTTCACCAGGAGTTATCAAAGGAGATTGCCCAAAACAGAACCTTTGAAACCTGGGCAGGAGGCTTTTTGGCCACCATGAATTATTTAAAGAGAAATTCAAAAATGATGCTGCATGTGTACTATTCTTCTTATTGGCAGGAAGCTAAAACCTATATTGCCCACCTTTCCGGAAGGCTTATGGAGGGTGTAGTTGATGAGTGCGTTGAAAAAATGCAAGTAAATTTAAAGGACAAGGACCGAAGCTTCATAGTTAATTTTTATGTACATGTATTTAATGGACTCATGATTGACTGGGTAGATAGTGGAATGGAAGAGGAGCCTGAGATTATCCTAAAAAGACTTCTTGTTATGATTACAGGAAGTATTCCAAGATCTGTGGAGGCCTTTGTAAAAGAAGATATAAGTTAATAACCATACGTTAAAATGAAAGTGTAAAAATTAGACACTTTCATTTTTTTGTCTATTGCAGATTGATTGTGAAAAATTATACAATATAAATATAGAGCACTAATAATTTACAATAAAGGATGTAAGGAGGAATAGTATGTTTATTTTCAATTATGCCGACGGTGCAACTACATTAGGCGTATGGGGAGTATGGCTCCTTGTATTTTCAGGGCTTTTTATCTTTAATGAAGTGGCTCGTCGATGGAAGTATGTGGGACTTTTCAGTTTTGTTGTGTTACCATTAGTTCTTTCTGTACTGTGGTTTACTGTGCTAAAAGAGAAAACGTATACAGACTGGTTTCATTTAGCAAAGGTGTATTCTTCAACAGCAGGTTGCATAGGCTTCTGGTGCATCAGACATGTTAAATGGACTAACAAAGAGACAGGAAAGGAAGTTAGATTAGCTGATAAGAAATGGGCCTTAGCTTTCCCGCCGCTGATACTTGCCATTAACATACTGGAGGCAGTAGCCCGAGATTTCCAAATCGGGATTCAATATCAGGGTGGAGGAATCTTGGTTGATGATGCTATGTATGTTCTTGGAGGTTCCTGGAATTTCATGAACGGTATAGCAGGTATTCTTAACATTATAACTATAACCGGATGGGTGGGTATTTGCTTAAGAAAGGAAACTGCCAAAGACAGAAGCAAAGATATGCTTTGGCCGGACATGCTGTGGTTTTGGATAATAGCCTATGATCTATGGAATTTTGCATATACATACAACGCTTTACCTGGACATGCTTGGTACTGCGGTTTTGCGCTTCTTCTAGCTCCAACTCTCTGTGCCTTTACGGTAGGAAAGGGAGCATGGCTGCAGCATCGTGCACAAACTTTGGCTATATGGTGTATGTTTGCGCAGACCTTTCCGGCCTTCCAAGATCAGGGGGCTTTTGCTGTGGCATCCTCTTATAAGGAGGCACCACTCTTTGGTTTCAGCTTTGCTGCTCTATTAGCCAATATAGTAGTACTGATTTACATGATATACAAGGTAGTAAAGACAAAGAGAAATCCTTATTTTGGCGAGCTTTATACAGATTTAAGGGCTCATAAGGAAGTTAAAGCTCTTTCTTAGGGGGGAGGTACCTTGCGGAGGTGCCCTTGTGAGGTGCCAGGCACCTCACAAGTCACAAGTCACGACGACAACTCACATATTTCATTGCATATCTGTAATGTTTATTTTTATATAGTATAAGAATTTAAATGAATTGGAGGATTTGATGGTATGTCTGACTACAAAGTTCTAGAGATTAAGCGAAGTATTTTCGAAGACAACGATAGGCAAGCTAATTTGCTAAGGGAAGAACTAAAAAGAAACAAGACCTTTTTATTGAATTTAATGTCCTCACCGGGTTCCGGGAAAACCACAACAGTTTTAAGAACCATTGAGGCACTGAAGGATGAAATGAAAATTGGAGTTTTGGAAGCAGACATTGATTCAGATGTGGATGCTAATAAGATTGCTCAAACCGGTGCTAAAGTAATCCAATTACATACCGGGGGCATGTGCCATCTTGATGCAGATATGACCAAGCAAGGCCTCACAGAGATGAAACCAGAAGGCTTGGATTTTATCATTCTGGAGAATGTAGGTAACTTAGTATGTCCAGCGGAATTTGATACCGGCGCATCAAAAAATGCCATGATTTTAAGTGTACCGGAGGGTGATGATAAGCCTCTGAAATACCCACTGATGTTCTCCATTGTCGATGTTTTGCTGATCAATAAAATTGATGCAGTAAGTATATTCGATTTTGACTTCAAGGCTGTGGAGGAGAGGGTAAAAAAGTTAAATCCCAAGATCAAGATAATACCTATCTCTGCTAAAACTGGTGAAGGCTTTGAACAATGGATAGAGTGGGTGTGCAACGAAGTCAAGAACTGGAATGAGAATTAACTCCGAAAAAGAATATTTAAATAGGAGGCCAATGTATGGTAAAAGAAAAGGTGTTAGATTTTGCTAATAAAATTAGCAAGACAAAACGAGGGACTAAGGGTGAAATTACGCCGGATCGGCCGGAGTATTATGTTTTGGAGCCCATTCTTACGGAAGAGATGGCGGAAGTAGGACTTTGTCTTGAGTTTCGTGTTCCAAGAAGTGCTGAAGAAATTGCTCTACTATGCGGAAAATCCGTAGAAGAGACAGAAAGGCTGCTATGGGAATTAGCCCTTGCCGGTGCTGCCTTTGTAAATAAAATAGACGGGGTTGATAAATACTGGCATGATATTTGGGTTCCCGGCCATATGGAGATGATAGTTAACAACAGGGAGAATGTTAAAAAGTACCCGCAACTTGCAAAGGCCTTTGATGAATATGGAAAGTTGAAGGGACCTTTAGCTGCAGGTATCTTTCCTGTGGGAACCGGCCCTATGCGTGTTATACCCATAGAGATGTCCATAAAGGGCGAAACCAGAAGGGCATCCTATGAAGAGGTATCTAAATATCTCAACGAAAACACCATATTTTCTGTTTCCGACTGCTCCTGCCGTACTTCAAGAGAAGCCATGGGAGAAGGGTGCGGTCACTTGAAGGAGGATATGTGTATTCAGTTGGGACATGCGGCTGAATACTACATCCGTACAGGAAGAGGGCGAGAGATTACTCGGGAAGAAGCCTTTGAAATCATAAGGAGAGCTGAAGAAAATGGATTGATGCACAGTATACCGAATTTAGACGGACCAGGAAAAACTCATGCCATATGTAACTGTTGCGGATGTTCCTGCTTTGCTCTAAGAATCGCGGAGATGTTTGTTAACCCAGATATGGTTCGTTCAAACTATATTTCCCAAGTAGACAAGGAAAAGTGCGTAGCCTGCGGGGAGTGCGTTGAAAACTGTCCTGTTAATGCGCTGCAATTGGGCCAGAAAATCTGCTCAAAGACTCCTATACAAAAAAAGAAAAGAGACCTCCCCCATGATACAGAATGGGGTGCAGATAAGTGGAATCCGGATTACCGACTAAATAGGAAGGTAGTTGCAGATACTGGTACAAGCCCCTGTAAAGCAGAATGTCCTGCTCATATTGGTATACAGGGATATATCAAGCTTGCCGCCCAAGGGAGATATACAGAAGCCCTTGAGCTTATCAAGCATGAGAATCCATTCCCGGCGGTATGTGGACGTGTC is from Clostridium thermarum and encodes:
- a CDS encoding putative bifunctional diguanylate cyclase/phosphodiesterase, giving the protein MEKFEMAEICEKDIEHTVMELMKKQEELKKREERYRVIAEATKDIIWEMDLTSHQWYFNGKLYDILGYNPGELENLEAWFNIIHPSDIELVREAIRKQSGKNIEVHTFEYRVKCKDGTYKWLVTNSKCEYDEGGKPIKAFGVLTDITELKEQQKRIYDLAYYDPVTGLPNRIMLAEVINEKIKKANESKSKFSMIYIDLDNFKVINDSYGHSLGDKLLVEVSKRLKEINRNKINSFRLGGDEFIVLMEDIKDKEEVEQLSRYLHKVLASVICIDGKVFHITHSSGAVIYPDHGTDFNELLKNADTAMYKSKEAGRGNNSFYDDKMGEAAIEKIKIEADLHKAIENNEFQLYYQPIVDVADARIKGCEALVRWIHPKEGMISPAKFISIAEENGTIIEIGRWVFENACKYAKKMYDRGYTDFYVSVNISPHQLLQKEFTDLILKTIEKVGVAPELILIEITESVLIESMNLAVRKLKKLRDKNIKIALDDFGCGYSSLTYLRTLPINLVKIDRSFISDIKSEEDTQNITNIIILLGKQLGLNVIAEGVENHSQLNYLKKHKCDMFQGYLVSKPVPEEEFIKLLK
- a CDS encoding GreA/GreB family elongation factor translates to MNNTLTKENMRKLKEELEYRMTVKRAEIAREKAEAAAHGDRSENAEYKEACANYRENDNRIQYLLNMINTATVIDENEVDQSVLGINKKARIKFVEYDDEDVVTLVTTMDADPENMLISIESDLGKALMGKRAGDVVEVNAPSEKYTVEILEIL
- a CDS encoding TetR/AcrR family transcriptional regulator, yielding MKQNAKAAIIDSFKELISKKAIDKITVKALCEHCGVNRQSFYNHFTYIMDVFKFIFHQELSKEIAQNRTFETWAGGFLATMNYLKRNSKMMLHVYYSSYWQEAKTYIAHLSGRLMEGVVDECVEKMQVNLKDKDRSFIVNFYVHVFNGLMIDWVDSGMEEEPEIILKRLLVMITGSIPRSVEAFVKEDIS
- a CDS encoding DUF5692 family protein, which codes for MFIFNYADGATTLGVWGVWLLVFSGLFIFNEVARRWKYVGLFSFVVLPLVLSVLWFTVLKEKTYTDWFHLAKVYSSTAGCIGFWCIRHVKWTNKETGKEVRLADKKWALAFPPLILAINILEAVARDFQIGIQYQGGGILVDDAMYVLGGSWNFMNGIAGILNIITITGWVGICLRKETAKDRSKDMLWPDMLWFWIIAYDLWNFAYTYNALPGHAWYCGFALLLAPTLCAFTVGKGAWLQHRAQTLAIWCMFAQTFPAFQDQGAFAVASSYKEAPLFGFSFAALLANIVVLIYMIYKVVKTKRNPYFGELYTDLRAHKEVKALS
- the hypB gene encoding hydrogenase nickel incorporation protein HypB; protein product: MSDYKVLEIKRSIFEDNDRQANLLREELKRNKTFLLNLMSSPGSGKTTTVLRTIEALKDEMKIGVLEADIDSDVDANKIAQTGAKVIQLHTGGMCHLDADMTKQGLTEMKPEGLDFIILENVGNLVCPAEFDTGASKNAMILSVPEGDDKPLKYPLMFSIVDVLLINKIDAVSIFDFDFKAVEERVKKLNPKIKIIPISAKTGEGFEQWIEWVCNEVKNWNEN